TTCCGCACCGACATCGGCAAGTAGTAAATCACCAGGTTGCAAAGAATGGTGATACTGCTCATTATGCAGAACTTCGCCATGAACGGTGACAATACTGTTGTAGGAAGTAGTCATGTTATGGGCGATGATAACTGCTTCCATCGCTGCCCGCACTTCTGCTTCTATTTTGGCGCTAGTTGTAGCACGCATACCAGCTTTATGCGCTTCGACGGTGACAGCAGCGGCTTTTCTTAACTCAATTAATGCGGCTTCGTCGTGGGTGAGACGCACTGTAACAATTGCTTTGGCTAACTCTAAGTCAATTCCGGCTGGCTGAATTTGCGGTAAGACTAATCTATCCAACAGTTGCGATTGTTGCGTCCAAGTACCTGCATCTTGCACGGCAATTGTTGCCGCACCTTCTACTGATAATTCTAATTCCACCATTGGTTTAGCAACATCGGCGCCAATTTTCTGGGCGATTTCTTCACGCATAGGCATTTCTCCATGCCATAAAGCGCTACTAGGTTTCGGATCGTCCATGAATAGTTCTAACTTGCCGGCTTCTAAGCGAATTACCGCATTTGGTAAGGCAAGTCCGGCAAAATAGAGGAAATGACTGCTAGCGCGAAAGGGAAAGACATTTGCTGGGAAGTTACGCGGATTAGTATTTCCTGACCAAAGAATTACCGGAAAATCAATTAGGGTGGCTAGTCGTTGTCTTCGCTGCCGTAGAGTATCGACAAGGGAGTTAGAAGTGTTTTGTATCAGCATTGGGCATTGGTAATAGGTAATTGGTAATAGGTAATTGGTAATAGGTAATTGGTAATTATTTTCCATCCTCCATGCCCGATTACCCATTATCCATTACCCATTCCCTAGTTTTTATCGTCGTCTTTGTCGTCGTCTTTATCGTCGTCTTTGTCGTCGTCTTTATCGTCTTTTTGGTCGTTGTTAGAACGGACAGGCTGTTGGTTAGTCTGATTATTGTACTGAGTATTTTGTTGATTTTGTTGCTGGGTTTGAGTCTGTGGCTTTGTTTCGTTGTCACCGCAGCTGACTAATCCCCCGGAGATTAGAGCTAAGTTGACAGCAGTGAAAATGCTGGCGATCGCCTTTATCCATAAGTTTCCGTTTTTATTTAACATTGCCTCAAACTCTTGGAGTTAGAATTACTAATCCTACAATACTGCGATCCCAGTTGTTGTTATCAAACTATTGACAAAGATATCAACTTGTGAATTTGTCACAATAGTTAAATAAACTTATTTTCAGGTTAAAAAATGTCTGCAAAAAATCAAGTAAAGTTGAGCAACACGCCAATCGGCGATTGGTCGATTGAGCAATTGCCGGGATTAAGTCAGGAAGAACTAGCCCAACTGCAAAACTGCGGTATTTGTACCACAAAAGCGCTCTTTCAACAAGGAAATACTCTCCAATCTAAAGTGGCGCTGGCAAATAAATTACAAGTTCATCTTCAGTATGTAAATAAATGGGTAGCTTTGGCGGATTTGGCTCGGATTCCGAGTGTGGGGACGCAATATTGCGGATTATTGCTTCATGCGGGTATTGGTTCAGTAGCGCAGTTGGCTGAAACTCCCACTCACAGATTGCATCAACAAATTATGCGTTTGCAGGTAGCAACCATGCAGCGACGAGATTTATGTCCAGCAATTGAGTTAGTGCAACAATGGTGTCAACAAGCAAAAACAGTTATGAGTTATAAGTTATGAGTTATGAGTTACGAGTTACGAATTTAATTTAACTCCTAACTCCTCACTTTTAACTCCTCACTTTTAATTCCTAACTCCTCACTTTTAACTCATCACTCTTTTACCAACACACCATTGAGGAATATATCAGCCAGTCCTTCTGCCATTTCTTTCATTTCTTGCGGGGAGGCATCAGGTTCCATCAAGGTATTATTGGAAAAACCTGCAACGGCAAACATTCCTAAAAAAACTTTGGCAACCAGTTTAGCATTCGTTTGGCGATAGATGCCTCTATCCATCGCGGTTTGAAAGAAAGCTTCGGCAACTGAGCTCATTTTATCAATCACTTCTAATTGAATGCGATCGCGCAAATCTGGGTGAAACTGCGCTTCCATAAAACAAACTCGCATCAAATCGACATTTTTGTGCATATTCCACATCCGCCGGCGCATCACCTGCGCGACAGCCTTATAACTGCCCATTTCACTCAATTCTGTGAGCAAATCTGTCAAAATCTCCACCCAGCCGTTAGTTGCTACCTCAATCAAAATCGCCTTTTTATTAGGAAAATGACGAAACAAAGTACCTTCAGCTACACCCGCTGCTTGTGCTAAATCGCGGGTAGTCGTACCGTCAAATCCCTGTGAAGCAAATAACCGCAGTGCCGCGCTTAAAATGCGGCTACGGGTTTGTGCTTCAGCTGGCGGGGAAGAATTAAAAACTCGCATAATAGTTACGGTAATGTTTCCGGAACAGGATTTGTAGCATTATTGTCTAACGTGAAGTATAAAAACCACAGAAAGCTTAATACAAGATTAACGCCCTGTTTGATTGGGCATTGGGAATTGGGAATTGGGAACGTGGTAATTGGTCATCGGGCATGGGACATTGATAATAATTCTTTCCCCTTTCCCCCTCTCCCATTCCCCATTCCCCATTCCCTAGTCCCTTTCATTTTTCCTTATGAAGCAGCTTAGTAACTTCTCACCAATTGTAGATTTTAGATTTTTCTCAGGCTCAAGCTTGAGAATACCGATTCGTCGGCTAGTTGTAACCCTTATTTTGCCAATCTTTTTTTGTTGGGGGTTGTTACCTGGAATTGTTTTCGCTAAACCGTCAACTCCACCACCTCCAACTTCGATTCAACCTTATTTAGATCGAGTAATTAAGGAATTGACGGAGTTTCGCCTTGATAATGGTATGAAGTTCATCGTTTTAGAACGCCATCAAGCGCCTGTAGTTTCTTTTCTTACTTACGCTGATGTCGGTGGCGTGGATGAGCCAAATGGAAAAACAGGCGTGGCTCACTTTCTAGAGCATTTGGCATTCAAGGGAACAACGTTTATTGGTACAAAAGACTACAAAACTGAGAAACCTTTACTCGACCGTTTGGATCAGCTAGCTAGCCAAATTAAAACAGCGAAAGCTGCTGGTAAACAAGATGAGATTGCTAAGTTATCCGCTGAATTTAAAAATGTGGAAGCACAAGCGGCTAAACTAGTTAACCAGAATGAGTTAGGGCGAATTGTCGAACAGTCGGGAGGTGTTGGTTTAAATGCGAATACTTCCACAGAAGCGACTCGTTATTTTTACAGCTTTCCTTCTAACAAGTTGGAATTGTGGATGTCTCTAGAGTCTGACAGATTTCTCGATCCTGTATTTCGCGAGTTTTATAAAGAAAAAGATGTAATTTTAGAGGAGCGACGCCTGCGGGTGGAAAACTCGCCTATCGGCTTGATGATGGAGAAGTTTAGCGATGCTGCTTATAAAGTACATCCTTACAGGCGTCCGGTGATTGGTTATGACGAAGATATCCGCAACCTAACACGGGAAGATGTGCGTAAATTTTTTGATACGTACTATGTACCGAGCAATTTAACGATCGCCATTGTCGGAGATGTCAAACCAAATCAGGTGAAACAACTAGCGCAAACTTACTTTGGACGCTTTCAAGCTAAATCCAAACCACAAACGCAAGTCCCGGTGGAACCTCCTCAAAAGCAAACGCGGGAAGTTACTTTAGAACTACGTTCGCAACCTTGGTATTTAGAAGGTTATCACCGTCCGGCAATTACTCATCCAGATAATGCAGTTTATGACATTATTGACAGTTTGTTGAGTAGTGGACGCACGTCGCGGTTGTATAAGTCTTTGGTCGAACAACAACGTTTGGCGCTTGGTGCCCAAGGTTTCAGCGGATATCCGGGAGATAAGTATCCTAATTTGATGTTGTTCTATGTTCTCACGGCTCCGGGTCACAATGTTGATGAGGTGGCGATCGCTTTAAGAAAGGAAATTGACTCTTTGAAAACTCAGCCTGTTTCCCCGATGGAGTTGGATCGAGTGAAGACGCAAGCACGAGCGGGTTTGTTGCGATCGCTTGATTCTAATATGGGTATGGCGCAGCAATTGTTGGAATATGAGGTGAAAACTGGTTCTTGGCGCAATTTGTTTAAGCAGTTGGATCAAATTGCGGCTGTGACTCCTGCGGATATTCAACGGGTGGCGAGGGAAAGTTTTACACCGGAGAATCGCACTGTTGGTAAGTTGTTGTCGAAGAAGTAGAGACGACGATTTATCGCGTCTCTACAGTTTTGTACGCGCAACGCCGCAGGAATCTCGCGCCTGAGGGCAATAGTAACATCACGAAGGAATGAAAGAAACGAACCGCGAAGACGCGAAGGACGCGAAGGAAGAGATTATGCGTAAGGTAAGGGGTAAGAGGAAGAGGGTAATGGGGAAAAGGTTGTTGTATTCGTTGATGCTTTGTTTTACCCTGTTGCTTTTGGGAATGTTTGATTTTGCAATTGCAGCGCCGGGAGCGAAGCCATATACTGAGTTGCGGTTTGCACCTTTACCTGAGGTGAAGTTGCCGAAGTACGATCGCTTTGTGCTGCAAAATGGTATGGTTGTATATTTGATCGAGGATCGCGAGCTGCCGTTGGTGAGTGGTAGTGCTTTGGTGCGTACTGGCGATCGCTTTGAACCGGCTGATAAGGTCGGTTTGGCTGACTTTACTGGTGAGGTGATGCGAACTGGAGGAACTCGCAAGCATACACCGGATCAGCTAAATCAGATGTTGGAACAACGGGCAGCTTCGGTGGAAACTAGTATTGGTGAGACTTCGGCTGGTGCTGGTTTTGAGTCGCTTACTGAAGATTTAGAAACGGTGTTTGGGCTGTTTGCCCAAGTGCTGCGAGAGCCGGTGTTTGCTGCTGATAAACTGGAGTTGGCGAAGACGCAGGAAAGAGGTAGTATTTCTCGACGCAATGACGATCCTGATGATATTGCCAGTAGGGAATTTGGTAAGTTGATTTATGGTAAGGATAGCCCTTATGCCAGAACGACGGAGTATGCAACGATAGATAAGATTTCGCGTGAGGATTTGAGTCAGTTTTATCAGCAATATTTTTACCCAAATAATATGATTTTGGGGATTGTGGGGGATTTTGACTCGAAGAAAATGCGCGAACTTGTTCAAGCTAAGTTTGGTGATTGGAAGGCTAATCCAAATTTGCCTAAACTTCAGTTACCTGCTGTGAAGCAAGCGCAAACAGGTGGGGTGTTTTTTGTCAATCAGCCACAACTGACTCAGAGTAACATTCTCATTGGGCATTTGGGCGGACAGTTCAATAGTCCCGATTATCCGGCGTTGGGTGTGTTGAATGAAGTGTTAAATGGATTTGGTGGACGCTTGTTTAATGAAGTGCGATCGCGTCAAGGTTTAGCTTATTCTGTATCCGGTTATTGGAGTCCCCGCTATGATTATCCTGGTTTATTTATTGCTGGGGGACAAACGCGATCCGATGCTACGGTACAGTTTGTCAAAGCCATGCAAACTCAAATCAAACGCATCCAAGCTGAAAAAGTCACTCCCAAAGAATTAGCTTTTGCTAAAGAGTCTACACTCAACTCGTTTGTTTTCAATTTTCAAGACCCCACACAAACATTATCACGCTTGATGCGATACGAATATTACGGCTACCCCGCTGATTTTCTGTTCCGCTATCAAAAAGCCGTAGCTGCAACTACAGCTTCGGATGTGCAACGAGTAGCGCAGAAATATCTCAAGCCAGAAAATATGGTGACACTGGTAGTGGGGAATCAAACTGCTATTAACCCTCCACTGACGCAGTTAGCAGCACAGGTGACAGCGATAGATGTAACAATTCCCGGTTCACCGCAACCACAAGCGCAGAATTAATTAATATATCTTCGTTTGTGCAAGGTAGGGGCAATTGAGCAATTGCCTCTATTTTTTTTGTCTGCAACCCCATACTAATGTACTAAAAATTTCCAAATCCTTACCAAGTATAGGATGCAGCTATAAGCAATAGCTGTTGCAGCGCGATCGCACACAAGATTGTAGATTCAACGCAGCGCGATCGCCTTGACTACACCAATAATTTACCTATAGAAATAATATTTACTGACTTGGTATTTTATTCAACTAGTAATTTTACAGTGTCTTCATAGTAAACTCTTGTTAATTTCATCAAAAGACTAAATCAATTTACGTAAAATTTACACAATAATATCGGATGCCGTTTTAGTATATTTACGTTGTAAATAATATCTGATTGCTGCGTTACCGTCTTGTGGGTGCAAAAACGGTTAAATCATTTATCGATAAATTTACCTAAAAGGGCGATTTATGGGCTTGAGAATTTTCCCAGCTCAATAATGCTGGTTGCCAAAATTGGCGATCGCTCTGCACACCTAATTACGAGTAAATTGCAGTTTCAGTAAAAAAAAATACAAAGGATAAATGTATGAAACAATACAAAAAATTTTTCAAGGGCATATTACTATTAGCTACGCCGATGGTAGCAAGTTCTATATTAGCAACCTCACCCAGTCAAGCTGCTACTCTTGCCTTTTCTAAAGGTGCATTAAACTTTACACGATTCAGTCAAAGTCCTACAGCAACTTCAACTGACGTTGACACAGAAAGCCTTGTTATTGGTATCGGTAGCGGTATGGCAACTGCATTTGCTGATGCCGAAGCAACTTTTATCGTTTCTCCACCAACAGCATCAAATTCATCTTTAAGCCTAGCTTTGGGTAAAGGTAGAGATTACTTAGCACTGGGAAACAGTCAAGCTACAGTTATAGGTAACTTCGATGTTGATGCAAATACAAATTTTTCTTTTGACTTTTTAGGTAATTTAACGCTGGCAACATCTATAGATAATCCTCCGGCAGAAAATGCTAGAGCATTTGGAGATATATTTTTCGCTTTATTCGACACTAATAATAATAGTATTTTAGACTTTTTTAGCGTTGCCGGTAATTTAACTACCGAAGGCGATGACGATTTTATTGCCGCTCAAAAAAGCGACAATGTTACCTTCATAAACCGAGGTAGCAATTTCAACTTTGGCGGCAAGCAAGAATTTATCGCCGCTTCTTTTGGAGGTTCTCTACAGCGTTATTTTCCTAACCAAACAAATCTAACTTTAATAGAAGTTAAGCGGAATCGGGCTACAGTAAAAGCACCAGAACCTTCAACTAGTCTAGCTTTAATCTTGTGTGGTGGCGTAGTTAGTGTTGTCTGGAAACGTAGACGGAAACCAACAGCCGTACTCTCGTTTGTCAGAAACAGCTGATACTTCACTCAAATCTAACTTCTTATCTTCATCGACTAGAATCTGTTGCTCTTTTTGTTTACCATAATAAACATTTAGCTGCACTTGAGTAGGAAATCTATCTGTATCAAAACGAAATGCCTTTCCTCCTCGCGCTGCTTGGTGAATGTAAAAAGTGTATGTGATTAATAACAACTAATTAACTAATACTGGCTACAGGGGAGATTGCATTTTCAGGACGAATGAGCGCTTCATACGATCGCTTGAAAGCGGTAATTCATGAATTACCGCTACTTTATAATGTGTATGCACAATTATTTTTGCGCTTGACAGGGTTAGGTTTGTATATTCCACTGAAAAAGTCAAAGACTTTTGCTAAAATTTAGTGGTTACTAGGCACGAATGAGAGTTTTTGGATTGCGGGTGCTTGCAGTTTCATTTTGACTTTGTTCTTGCAGCACCAGCTTTAAATTATAGTGAGCTGATGCCAAGTCTGGCTGCATAGAAATGGACTGGTGATAGTAGGCGATCGCCGTTTTAAAATCCCCTGCCTGTTTACACTTAAAGCCTAAATCGTTGTTCATCGCTGCGTAATGAGCTTGTTTATCTGGGGAGAGCTTACCTTGGGCATAAAGTGCATTGGCTAAGTTAACCTCAGCTTCAACGCAATCAGGCTGTAGCGAGAGTGCTTTTTGATAGTAAGCGATCGCATCTTCAACATCACCTTGTTGATGCAGCGCATAGCCAAGGTTATTGTATACGGCGATCGCCTGTGGCTGTAGAGCTAAGACTTGATTATAGGCTTCTATCGCTTTTGATAATTGACCTTGAGCTTGATATAAATTCCCCAAGCTAAATAAAGCCTTGATAGAATTGGGCTGAATTTCAAGCAGGCTTTTTAGTAGATTTTCACTTTTTTGGTACTCACCTTTTTGCCTCATCAACACCCCCAGTCCATAAAGTGCTTCCGGGTGATTTGACTGAGTTTCTAGAATCTGACGGTATCCCTGCTCGGCTTCGGTGAGTCGGTTTGCTCGATGCTTCTCAAGAGTAAGTTGCAGCGCGAAAGGAATAATCCTGACATCAAGTTGTCTATTCTGGCAATCTTTGTATTTGGCTACGATATGCTGAATGCGACGCTCTTTAGCCCCAAAAGAATACTTATATTCCTCATTTCCCTTTAAAAAGTCGTAAACTTTAAATCCATTTTGAATAGCGTATCGGATAGCGTCAGCATGGAGGATAAGTCCAGGTGGCGGATTTTTAAAAGTTTCATCGCGACCTGTAATGGAGAATAGCATGGATTTTTGATGAACATCAACAAAGTTAGCGATCGCTCCTAAAGGTGTGTCCCCTTTCCATAGAACCCGTAAATACAGACAGTTATTTTCAAAACAATGACGTAAAATAGCGCGAACGTAATTCATAATTACGTCACACTTATCCCCTTTTTTATCTCTCCATTTAGACTCCCAGAACTTGAGTAGTATCTCAATATGAGACTCCAGATTGTTTGCGTCAACGTGGGTAATATGAAACTCGTCACTTTCGATTTTCTTTAAAAAGCGTCTTATTTTTTGGCGAGTATTTGAACCTACGTCATTTTGCAGATATTGATCCCAGTCGTCTGCTAATGAAACATAAGGGGCAATATAATTATCAGTATCTTCTCCCTGATTTTGAATGCGGTGTTGACTGAACTCAAAAGTATCTCTAGAGAAATGCCTCAAGAAGAGAGACATGCGTGTATCTGTTTCTAGAATATTTTGTACATTGAAACTAGACCATGTTAACTGCTGTTGGATGTAAGCGGCAAAAGCAGGAATTACCTCTTGTTCATAACCTGGCAGGCAAATAAGTCCGGTGTAATCTGCCACGCTATTTCCTGCCATGTAGAGTTGAGTATAAAAGCCACCTCCATCCTGCTGTTCTAGTACAATTTTCAGAGGGAAAAACGCAACATAGGATGAATCGTGGGTATCTGGTTTGGCAGCTAATATGAACCACGGCTCATGCACCATCTGCAACCATCCAGATAGCCAAACCCAAGATAAGAAGAACTGAGCCTGAGAATCGACAGCGTATACAGAATCCCAATTTTCTCTTCTTTCCTTAAATGTTTCAAAATTATCAATTATATCAATCTGCATATCATTTTTGCCTATTTCAATAATCTTCTTATCGGGTGAGACTATTAACGGTTGGTTAAATCAAGTGAAATTGAAGTACTACTACTCCGAGATAAAGCAGTTTGGTTTCCAGTTTTTGCATATGCTGTGGCTGTTGCATCGGCTCGACTATAGTCAAGGCTACCCAAGTTTTGAACATTTGTCTTGGTTTGAGCATTAGTATAAGTAGTCTCACCGATAGCAACTGCACCTGCATCAGCTGTGGCATATTTAAGTCCGGTTGTTGTTGTGGTAACTGTACCAGCGTAAACATTGCCACCATACACAATGCTGCTTTCGTCAATCGATTGTAAATAACTTAAGTCAGAGATGATCAATAAGTTTCTCACACTTACCTCACGAGAAATTTTCAGCCAACTAAATTCACAGAAAAGAACTACTAGAGCAACTAGATGTTGATGTGCTGCTACTAGATTTTGCGTAACTGCTGGAACTATTACCAGATGAAACGTGTACAGAAACGCTTTGACTAACCTCACCCTCATCATCACTAGATGTTTGGACTACGCTTTTAGCCTCGGCAATCACTTTCCCATCAGGTGAGACTATGCGTTTAACCACAACTTTCTGTTGAGTCATAATCTTAACACCATCTATTGTTAATTATCAAAAAATAGCAATCACTAAAATGTGATTGCCTCAAATCATAACTAAGTAGAACGGCTGGCGAAGGAGACGGCATAATTAACATTATTTATCTGCCCAGATGCTCCACCCAATAGTTCTTTACCATCTTGACTAGTGGCTCGATATCCGTAATTTTGCCCGTTTTTATCGCTGAATTCTTCAAGCAAATATTCCCCTGTTTTTTTTGAAGATTGTTTGTAAAATCCAGGCATGTGAATCATTAACCAGTCCAATATATCAAGTTTCCGTGCTATATCTGCTGTATTTTCTGATAATCCGCCTCGAACTTGACTAATATTGGCTGTTTCACAAAAGCTGAGATCGTAAATTTTGAGTCTGCTCATATGACTCCTTAAAGTCCCTGAAAAAACACAGCCAGAAGTTATCTATATATAGTTTCTGGCTGTTTTCAAGTAGAGCTATTTCGTTGCTCTAGTGTTCAACGGTTAATCATCAGTCTGTAACAGCAACAGAGGTGCTGCTAGAAGAATATCCAGTGGTAAAAGCGAAGGTTTGGGTAAGAGTATTGTTACCATAAGCTTCAGCTTCAGCAGTAGCTATATTACCTTTGACATCAGCTTTTGCGTCAATATCTTTTTTTATTTTGACGTATTCACTAGCGTAGACGTAAGATTTTTCATTACCGAAATTGATACCACCAACAACAGCAGAACCTTCAGTAGCTTCTAAGTAGTTCAAATCTGAAATAATCATTGACTTGCTCCTGGTAATTAATAACTGTGTTTTGGGAATTGGTGCAAACAACTTGTTATTTATTATTTGCTTTTTTCGCAAGCAACTTGTTTCTCGTTGCTCATACTTATAAGATAGCTTATTAATTTAAAAAGTCAACCTATTTTTGAGATTTTTTTAAAAAATATTAGATTTTTATTTTATGATGAATAATCAAAAAAATTCATGAAAAAACTAGGCAATATTTAAATTTTTACTGCCTAAAAACAATGTATTTGTGACTTTTTTTAGAAATTTTAAAAAAATATTTTTTAGAAAAAAGATTCCAAAAAATAAATAACTTTTCTTTTTTACTATGAATTTACCTGTCTAAAAAAAAAGTATTTTTTGACATATTTTTTGATTTTGAACGCTAAAATGGGCGGATTATCCGTGAGAAAAATGTTTCAAGTTATCAGATATTTAGTGTTGGTTAATAACAAGCTTAAGCCGGCTTCAGCACTTCTGACTGTGGTTGCAAATTGCCATCCGAGTCTAACTTAGTGACAATTTCCAAAACCTGAATTTGTTGCTTTAACCACTCAGAAAACAATTCAGAAATGATTTTTTCGCGTAACTGCTCATCTAATTGGGGTTGAATGACTTCTTCCACCCAAATGAAATGCACTCCTTTTGAGGTGGTAATCGGTTTGATAATTTTTGGAGCAGAAGCAAGAAATACAGCGGCTGCAATTTCTGGACGGAAATCTTTGCGGTATCGGAGTCCCTGATATCCATAAGCACGGCGAAGTTCCGGTTCTTGGATATATTGGCGAGCGATTTCTGGAAAAGTGATTTCGTCTTCTTCGAGGGCATAAAAAAGCTCTAAAGCCAAGTCTCTATCTTCAAAGATGACCTCATAGGTAACAGCAGCCACATAATCTAGTTGGTGTTCATAAAAGAACTTTTCGACGTGAGATGAAAACAGATGATTCGCCAACTTCCTGGAAAGAACGTTGTTATAGATTAATTCTTCAAACTCATTGACAGACAGATGGTGTTTTTCTAACCATGTCCATGTATCTTTAGCTTTGACAAGCTTCTTGGCTAGGCGTAAGTTATCTCCTTCTTGCTGTAGTTCTGCTTCCGTCAGCTTAATGCTAGCTTCTTCAGTTGCTTGGACAATAATTTTTTGAGATGCGATCGCTTTTACTACATCAGGAATTTGGCAGGAAAGTTTGATGCTATGAATAATGTCTAAATCAGTAATCGTCAGAATATCGGACATGATGCAATTCCTCCATAAGTTATTCCTTATCTACAAACTAGATAAGATGGAGTTTTGATTCTTAATTCCTTATTAAAACCCGACTTAGAAATGGGGTCTAGGTCACTTAGGTAGTAACAATGGTTCTATGCAGATACAGATATAGTTGATAATTCCCGATCAATTTTTTCCGCTAGCTTGTAAGCCATTAACGGCGGATTTCGATAGTTGCTGGCAGTTTTTCTAAATCCCCATCGTCTGGCTTCAGCTTCTGAAACTCCAAACTCTGCGGCTAGGTGGTGATAAGACCAGCCATATTTTCTCATTAGGTCAATTGGATGCATATAAAAAGCTTGCTCCTGGTATTGCTATATCTACGTTTAGGGTTTCCGAATGCTGGTAGGTCGAGGGTAGACTTGATATGCGCTCCGATAAAAGTGTTGACTACATCTCTAAACCGCCTTTTTGCAGTTTCTTAAACGGATCTAAAACAAAGTCAATCACGCGTCGTTGGCGAATAATTACTTCGGCGTTTGCTGTCTGACCGGCGCTTAATTGAATGCGTTTCTCACCATTTTGGACATACTGCTTGTCTAAGGCGATTTCTAACTCAAAGTTTTCTATGGTTCCTTGGGGTGTAACGCTTGCTTTGGAGTCGGGAGAAATCCAAGTAACTTTACCTTGGCTGACGCCATATTCCTGGAAGGGATAAGCATCAAACTTGACTTTGACTAACATTCCCACCTTCAAGAAGCCGCTATCCTGAATAGGCATATTCGCTTTGAGTACGAAGCCACTATTTTTGGGTGCAATTTGGGCAATCCGCTGACCTGGTTGTATCACCGCTCCGGCTTTGGTGGTTGGCAACTCAAAAATCACTCCATCAATAGGCGATCGCACTACTCTTTGCTGCATCTGAAGCTTTAAGGATGTGATTTGGCTTCCTGCTTGAGCGATTTGAGATTGCAGTGCCCCAATTTGTGTATCTAAGTCTTTGAGTTGTTGCTGATTTCTCAGAAGCGCCAATTGACCGTTTTGCAACAAGCTTTGATAGCTATTTTGCTCCTCTTGCAGTCGGAGTTTTGCTTGCTTGATATCAGACTCCAGCTGACTGATTGTTGCCTGGTAGCGATTCTGTTCTTCTTGCAGTCGGAGTGTTGCTTGCTTAATGTCAGATTGCGCTCTTTCGTAGAGCCGTTTGCTTTCTTGTTCTTCTTTTTTGAGTTGGTCAACTTGGTTTGCAGAAACGGCACCATCATTCACTAGTTGACTAAAGCGTTGGACTTGTCTTGAATCTATATCCAAACGAGCTTGAGCCGACTTCTGGTCATTTTCAGTGGTGCTAATCTGCTGCTGTGCCTGATTGACTAATGCCTGTTTTTCTAGCTTTTGTAGGTTATAAGTACTTCGTTTAGCATCCAGGTTTTGTTTTGCCTGGTTGACTTGGGACATCTTTTCTAGGGCTTGGGATTGGTTTTGTTGCTCCTGAACCCCAAGAGTCAACTGTAATTGTTTTTTGAGTACATCCAGTTGCACCCGTTGATTTTGCAGTCCAGATAGCTTTTCCTGAGCCTGTTGCATTTCCGTTTGCAAGATATCAGACTCAAGTTCTAACAGAACCTGCCCTGCTGTTACGGTGTCACCTTCTTTGACCCTGACAGCTTTGACACTGCCACCTGCTTGAGAGTCTAATTTTTGCGTTGCACCTTTGGGTTCTATACGTCCTTTTGCGCTTCCAGTCTCATCTACTTTCGAGATGCTTGCCCAAGGTAAGGCAATGACGGCAAAGCCTACGAGTACATACAGCACACCGCGTGTCCATACCCTAGGTAAGGCATCCAGGAGTTCTTCGGTGCCGTAATATAAATCTTGGGCATCACCTTCTCTTTCTCT
Above is a genomic segment from Tolypothrix sp. NIES-4075 containing:
- a CDS encoding PEP-CTERM sorting domain-containing protein (PEP-CTERM proteins occur, often in large numbers, in the proteomes of bacteria that also encode an exosortase, a predicted intramembrane cysteine proteinase. The presence of a PEP-CTERM domain at a protein's C-terminus predicts cleavage within the sorting domain, followed by covalent anchoring to some some component of the (usually Gram-negative) cell surface. Many PEP-CTERM proteins exhibit an unusual sequence composition that includes large numbers of potential glycosylation sites. Expression of one such protein has been shown restore the ability of a bacterium to form floc, a type of biofilm.): MKQYKKFFKGILLLATPMVASSILATSPSQAATLAFSKGALNFTRFSQSPTATSTDVDTESLVIGIGSGMATAFADAEATFIVSPPTASNSSLSLALGKGRDYLALGNSQATVIGNFDVDANTNFSFDFLGNLTLATSIDNPPAENARAFGDIFFALFDTNNNSILDFFSVAGNLTTEGDDDFIAAQKSDNVTFINRGSNFNFGGKQEFIAASFGGSLQRYFPNQTNLTLIEVKRNRATVKAPEPSTSLALILCGGVVSVVWKRRRKPTAVLSFVRNS
- a CDS encoding GNAT family N-acetyltransferase; this encodes MQIDIIDNFETFKERRENWDSVYAVDSQAQFFLSWVWLSGWLQMVHEPWFILAAKPDTHDSSYVAFFPLKIVLEQQDGGGFYTQLYMAGNSVADYTGLICLPGYEQEVIPAFAAYIQQQLTWSSFNVQNILETDTRMSLFLRHFSRDTFEFSQHRIQNQGEDTDNYIAPYVSLADDWDQYLQNDVGSNTRQKIRRFLKKIESDEFHITHVDANNLESHIEILLKFWESKWRDKKGDKCDVIMNYVRAILRHCFENNCLYLRVLWKGDTPLGAIANFVDVHQKSMLFSITGRDETFKNPPPGLILHADAIRYAIQNGFKVYDFLKGNEEYKYSFGAKERRIQHIVAKYKDCQNRQLDVRIIPFALQLTLEKHRANRLTEAEQGYRQILETQSNHPEALYGLGVLMRQKGEYQKSENLLKSLLEIQPNSIKALFSLGNLYQAQGQLSKAIEAYNQVLALQPQAIAVYNNLGYALHQQGDVEDAIAYYQKALSLQPDCVEAEVNLANALYAQGKLSPDKQAHYAAMNNDLGFKCKQAGDFKTAIAYYHQSISMQPDLASAHYNLKLVLQEQSQNETASTRNPKTLIRA
- a CDS encoding TonB-dependent receptor, with the protein product MRNLLIISDLSYLQSIDESSIVYGGNVYAGTVTTTTTGLKYATADAGAVAIGETTYTNAQTKTNVQNLGSLDYSRADATATAYAKTGNQTALSRSSSTSISLDLTNR
- a CDS encoding peptidylprolyl isomerase, with translation MSDILTITDLDIIHSIKLSCQIPDVVKAIASQKIIVQATEEASIKLTEAELQQEGDNLRLAKKLVKAKDTWTWLEKHHLSVNEFEELIYNNVLSRKLANHLFSSHVEKFFYEHQLDYVAAVTYEVIFEDRDLALELFYALEEDEITFPEIARQYIQEPELRRAYGYQGLRYRKDFRPEIAAAVFLASAPKIIKPITTSKGVHFIWVEEVIQPQLDEQLREKIISELFSEWLKQQIQVLEIVTKLDSDGNLQPQSEVLKPA